In Leptospira venezuelensis, the DNA window CAAAGAGGATTGATGTTCCGAAAAAAATTAGGAGAGAATGAAGGAATGATCTTCATCTTTCCTTCTGAGGATCATTTATCCTTTTGGATGAAGAATACTTTAATCCCTTTGAGCATCGGTTATTTCTCAAAAGATAAGAAGTTAGTAGACGTTTACGAAATGGCACCGAACCAAACTCAGGTTCTATATCATTCCACCCAAAAGGTCATGTATGCGGTAGAGGCAAATCCCAGATGGTTTGCGAAACGTGGGCTTGGAAAAAATTCTGTTTTAAAGATAGAGAGTAGATATATAGGAAAATGATCCGCCCAATCGGACGGACCATCTTTATAAGATTAAAGAGCCTCGGAAGCTCTTAATTGAAGGTCTTGTAAGCTTTGTGCTTCTACTACTTTAGAAGATTTTAATTTACCTTGTTCAGTCAGTTTTAAGATC includes these proteins:
- a CDS encoding DUF192 domain-containing protein, whose amino-acid sequence is MKTFRLLLLSFLFCLPMAGWGEYNSPLYLEKTTIYIGEHALLVEVANTDESRQRGLMFRKKLGENEGMIFIFPSEDHLSFWMKNTLIPLSIGYFSKDKKLVDVYEMAPNQTQVLYHSTQKVMYAVEANPRWFAKRGLGKNSVLKIESRYIGK